A window of the Roseburia sp. 831b genome harbors these coding sequences:
- a CDS encoding Cof-type HAD-IIB family hydrolase: MKEKMMLCSDLDGTLLTDDKEISEKNIDAINRMLSEGHYFVISTGRPVASGREIVKQLGLTKPGCYMIAFNGAVIYDCAADRILSKRSLPIEHVQELFESAKKKNLYVQTYTSTDVVTYRHTKELDFYLKNSSIKNYKLSSKIYDVLEEEPQKVLLIDLEHEERLKEFQKEKSDWERGKCNSFFSCKEYLEYCPLGVSKGYGVEYLTQLLNLSIDQIVAVGDERNDIPMIQTAKIGIAMANAVDEVKAAADCVTKNDNNHDAIAEIIDTYILK, from the coding sequence ATGAAAGAGAAGATGATGTTATGTTCGGATTTAGACGGAACTTTGCTGACAGACGATAAGGAAATCTCAGAAAAGAACATTGATGCAATTAATCGGATGCTTTCTGAGGGGCACTATTTTGTCATCTCAACAGGAAGACCGGTTGCAAGCGGAAGAGAAATCGTAAAACAACTAGGATTGACAAAGCCAGGCTGCTATATGATTGCATTTAATGGTGCCGTCATCTACGATTGCGCAGCGGACCGCATCTTATCCAAGCGTTCTCTTCCGATCGAGCACGTTCAGGAACTTTTTGAAAGTGCCAAAAAGAAAAATCTCTACGTACAGACATATACAAGTACAGATGTAGTTACTTACAGACACACGAAGGAACTTGATTTTTATTTGAAAAATTCCAGTATCAAGAATTATAAACTTTCCTCTAAGATTTATGACGTTTTAGAGGAGGAGCCACAGAAGGTGCTGCTGATTGATTTAGAGCATGAGGAGCGTTTGAAGGAATTCCAGAAGGAAAAATCAGACTGGGAGAGAGGAAAGTGCAACAGTTTCTTCTCCTGTAAAGAATATCTGGAATATTGTCCGCTTGGAGTCAGCAAGGGATATGGTGTGGAATACCTGACACAGCTTTTAAATCTTTCCATTGACCAGATTGTCGCGGTCGGGGATGAACGAAATGATATTCCGATGATTCAGACGGCAAAGATTGGAATTGCGATGGCGAATGCCGTAGACGAGGTAAAAGCTGCGGCAGATTGCGTCACAAAAAATGATAATAACCATGACGCAATTGCCGAGATTATTGATACATACATTTTAAAATAA